In one window of bacterium DNA:
- a CDS encoding DUF3160 domain-containing protein produces MRNLIRYAALTSVLLLLIVLRMQGQSGSFDVQAYQQYLAQHANIGASQLQAEHPAPLFFDGVTIDAGKAEWLDSISVKYQLTAEEKMLIEKNGFMVSERLRSETFQRAFGDVWMKDMPVFISTDAILHALHMSYEEILKYLETEQLTDKLADVLRTLWSYQSTLESQYGSNPALAVNLQDLDVYLTVAKSLLFGAPSAPYYQASQSKVEELLPKIDQAAPASVELFSSTPRTVDFSQFTVRGHYLDTYQLGWYFKAMMWLGRIEFMLTTPIDHVTQQTPQDIQRQIIDAALLLDALEKSGAQNKLKEIDEVLQSVVGESDNITVPQLRDALDIAGITDVAALLDTANVSSLQNALSLQPGFTQRINSRILMSDPMDPEQVQPATAFLPLGQRFVIDSYVLSNVVYDRIESNHGKVKRMKPSVMDVLFATGNNAAAQLLEEEMARYPYAQNLNGLRYLVDSYGGDFWNMSIYNGWLDAIRTLASPASVDEYPEFMRTGAWWQEKMNTQLAAWAQLRHDNILYAKPSYSGGATCSYPHAYVEPIPAFYERMRDFASDAAQKFDGIGFPLAVEYFNSFSGIMDTLGIIATKELANEALSAQEEAFVKAVLFLRFGCATDMDGWYTDLFFAKWLALEQNGWVSQELVNVVTADVHTVPTDEHGIPVGWVMHVGTGLPNMGVFVVENGEGQSRAYVGPVMSFYEEWTDSYERLNDDEWKRRFNAGELTVPAWTHSYLLDGEGKRRPSGPTLHTGVPVKKQPWLHGVAEAPVITASLKDRRYDPMPFPLTLTVRNEGTALTDSVYARIILPPALKLDGAPEMKLLQPAQLFPDEGGSVQWMLRHDQSGEAHDYTVRLLMVSANADTASCEVLVHIPALRLPVLSATCAVPDTLRYDEAQHNYTPNPFTVSLQCVNRGNGTAKNVVGTITLPPHVVLDPATQPTSITFTPEQMDAWEIGDPVPEVSWTVRWNDLLRQYANPHFQFSISGEDEEGNQLEQAVAEAVAHVPGVQPEFTVSFEGPDSLMSTGYALTPNPFTVRASVLSTSDQTGAIRRIKLNISSAEGITLDSSSVMPLECDTNIAVQKDENVELEWKMRADLRPTPRHVRLLLTLYDDLNTPHTREIWLPVAAVHGLFLTSHSVSSKIVHCDSITGNPDPQSLRYTMLLHNQGGIPLHNVRATVKVVDNSGLDLIEIDPSSQDTSTSRLQEALEPSDAASFSWDFRVKNVNTTATSQHVEIYTVYQSDETPWQGSDSSWTSIEFAPCSITGIDDGVRPTAVLLHPCHPNPFSTRSTVTFDMDVTRHARLSVFNMLGREVAVLVDGRLSAGRHQLEFHAGSLPAGMYLLRLVAGESMQVQRMQLRR; encoded by the coding sequence ATGAGGAATCTGATTCGATACGCAGCATTGACATCCGTTTTGCTGCTGCTGATTGTACTGCGTATGCAGGGACAGTCGGGCAGCTTCGACGTTCAGGCCTATCAGCAGTATCTGGCGCAGCACGCGAACATCGGTGCGAGCCAGCTGCAGGCGGAACATCCTGCCCCGCTATTCTTTGACGGCGTCACGATCGATGCCGGGAAGGCTGAGTGGTTGGATTCGATCAGCGTCAAGTATCAGCTGACCGCTGAGGAAAAAATGCTGATAGAGAAAAACGGCTTTATGGTCAGCGAGCGACTGCGCTCGGAGACATTTCAGAGGGCCTTCGGCGATGTCTGGATGAAAGACATGCCGGTGTTCATCAGCACTGACGCCATCCTGCATGCGCTGCACATGTCGTATGAAGAAATCCTCAAGTATCTCGAGACCGAACAGCTCACAGATAAGCTGGCGGATGTTCTCCGGACATTGTGGAGCTATCAATCCACCCTCGAGAGCCAGTATGGAAGCAATCCTGCCCTCGCCGTCAATCTGCAGGATCTCGACGTGTATCTTACCGTAGCGAAAAGCCTGCTCTTCGGAGCGCCTTCTGCGCCTTACTACCAGGCTTCGCAGAGTAAAGTCGAAGAGCTTCTGCCGAAAATCGATCAGGCCGCCCCTGCCAGTGTCGAACTGTTCAGCTCCACTCCCCGCACGGTGGATTTCAGCCAGTTCACTGTTCGTGGTCACTACTTAGATACCTACCAGCTGGGTTGGTATTTCAAAGCCATGATGTGGCTGGGACGCATTGAGTTCATGCTCACTACACCGATAGATCATGTGACGCAGCAGACGCCGCAGGATATTCAGCGGCAGATCATCGATGCAGCACTTCTGCTCGATGCGCTCGAAAAATCAGGTGCACAGAACAAACTCAAGGAAATCGACGAGGTACTGCAATCCGTCGTCGGTGAGAGTGACAACATCACCGTTCCACAGCTGCGTGACGCGCTCGATATCGCGGGCATCACGGATGTGGCCGCGTTGCTGGATACCGCGAATGTCAGCAGTTTACAGAATGCACTGTCCCTGCAGCCCGGATTTACACAGCGCATCAACTCCCGCATCCTGATGTCCGACCCGATGGATCCCGAGCAGGTACAGCCCGCAACGGCATTTCTGCCGCTGGGACAGCGTTTTGTGATAGACTCGTATGTACTCTCGAACGTGGTGTATGACCGCATTGAGTCCAATCACGGGAAAGTGAAGCGCATGAAGCCGTCCGTGATGGATGTGCTCTTCGCGACGGGCAACAATGCCGCTGCGCAGTTGCTCGAGGAAGAAATGGCGCGGTACCCGTACGCGCAGAATCTGAACGGACTGCGATATCTGGTGGATTCCTACGGCGGGGATTTCTGGAATATGTCCATTTACAACGGCTGGCTTGACGCCATACGCACCCTGGCTTCGCCGGCATCCGTCGACGAGTATCCCGAATTCATGCGCACCGGCGCGTGGTGGCAGGAGAAAATGAACACGCAGCTCGCGGCCTGGGCGCAGCTGCGGCATGACAACATCCTCTACGCCAAGCCGTCATACTCCGGCGGCGCGACCTGCTCCTATCCGCATGCATATGTGGAACCCATCCCGGCATTCTATGAAAGGATGCGCGATTTTGCGTCCGACGCGGCTCAGAAATTCGATGGCATCGGTTTCCCGCTGGCCGTCGAGTACTTCAATTCCTTTTCCGGCATTATGGATACGCTCGGTATCATCGCGACGAAGGAACTCGCAAACGAAGCGCTTTCCGCGCAGGAAGAAGCGTTTGTGAAAGCGGTGCTGTTTCTCCGTTTCGGCTGCGCAACGGATATGGACGGCTGGTACACCGATCTTTTCTTCGCCAAGTGGCTTGCACTCGAACAAAACGGGTGGGTTTCGCAGGAGTTGGTCAATGTCGTGACCGCGGATGTTCACACGGTGCCCACCGACGAACATGGGATACCGGTCGGATGGGTGATGCATGTGGGCACCGGATTGCCGAACATGGGCGTATTCGTTGTTGAAAATGGCGAGGGACAGTCGCGGGCGTATGTCGGTCCCGTCATGAGTTTCTATGAAGAGTGGACGGACAGTTATGAACGGCTCAACGACGATGAGTGGAAGCGGCGTTTCAATGCAGGGGAATTGACCGTGCCTGCATGGACGCACAGCTATCTGCTGGATGGGGAGGGCAAGCGTCGTCCCTCGGGTCCCACCCTGCACACCGGCGTTCCGGTGAAAAAGCAGCCCTGGCTGCACGGGGTGGCGGAAGCACCGGTTATCACGGCAAGTCTCAAGGACCGGCGCTATGATCCCATGCCCTTCCCGCTCACCCTCACCGTGCGCAATGAAGGGACGGCTCTTACCGATTCCGTCTACGCCCGCATCATCCTTCCTCCGGCGTTGAAGCTCGATGGTGCTCCCGAAATGAAGCTCCTGCAGCCCGCACAGCTCTTTCCCGACGAGGGAGGCAGCGTGCAGTGGATGCTGCGGCATGATCAGTCCGGCGAGGCACATGATTACACCGTACGCCTGCTGATGGTCAGCGCGAACGCCGACACCGCCAGCTGCGAGGTGCTGGTGCATATTCCCGCCCTGCGGCTGCCCGTGCTGAGTGCGACCTGCGCCGTGCCCGACACACTGCGCTACGATGAAGCACAGCACAATTACACCCCGAATCCCTTCACCGTGAGCCTGCAATGCGTGAACAGAGGGAATGGAACGGCGAAAAACGTGGTCGGGACAATTACGCTGCCGCCGCATGTCGTGCTCGATCCCGCGACGCAACCCACATCCATCACCTTTACCCCCGAGCAGATGGATGCATGGGAAATCGGCGATCCGGTGCCGGAAGTGTCGTGGACGGTGCGCTGGAATGATCTGCTGCGGCAATACGCCAATCCCCATTTCCAGTTCAGCATTTCAGGCGAGGATGAGGAAGGCAACCAACTTGAACAGGCCGTGGCAGAGGCTGTGGCCCACGTCCCGGGTGTGCAGCCGGAGTTTACCGTTTCATTCGAGGGACCGGATTCCCTGATGAGTACAGGCTATGCACTGACCCCCAATCCGTTTACCGTCAGGGCAAGCGTGCTCAGTACGTCAGATCAGACTGGAGCAATCAGACGAATCAAGCTGAACATTTCGTCGGCGGAGGGAATTACACTTGATTCCAGCTCGGTAATGCCTCTGGAATGTGACACAAATATCGCTGTCCAGAAGGATGAAAATGTCGAGTTGGAGTGGAAAATGCGCGCGGATCTGCGTCCCACACCCAGACATGTCCGCCTCCTCCTGACGTTGTACGATGACCTCAATACGCCCCATACCCGGGAGATCTGGCTGCCTGTGGCGGCAGTACATGGATTGTTTCTTACCTCCCACAGTGTGAGTTCGAAGATCGTGCACTGCGACAGCATCACCGGGAATCCTGATCCGCAATCGCTGCGCTACACCATGCTGCTGCATAATCAGGGGGGGATACCCTTGCATAACGTCCGTGCGACCGTTAAGGTCGTGGACAACAGTGGACTCGATCTCATAGAGATCGATCCCTCTTCGCAGGATACATCCACCTCGCGCTTGCAGGAAGCACTGGAGCCCAGTGATGCGGCGTCGTTTTCCTGGGATTTCCGAGTGAAAAACGTCAACACGACTGCGACTTCGCAGCACGTAGAGATCTATACTGTGTATCAGTCCGACGAAACGCCCTGGCAGGGATCGGACAGTTCATGGACGTCCATCGAATTTGCACCTTGCTCCATAACCGGCATCGACGATGGAGTTCGTCCCACCGCCGTATTGCTGCATCCCTGTCATCCCAATCCCTTCTCCACCCGGAGTACGGTGACGTTCGATATGGATGTCACGCGGCATGCGCGGCTTAGCGTGTTCAACATGCTGGGACGCGAAGTGGCCGTGCTGGTGGACGGCAGACTTTCTGCGGGAAGGCATCAGCTGGAATTCCACGCTGGCAGTTTGCCGGCGGGAATGTACCTGCTGCGCCTGGTCGCTGGCGAAAGCATGCAGGTGCAGAGAATGCAGCTGAGGCGCTGA
- a CDS encoding T9SS type A sorting domain-containing protein codes for MKLRRMMLFALLCGVVLCPWVMEAQVYPVGLEERYIDHITAEQGDMEGSWFPGTANMLFASVQRYGIFRGYSWDEAGEKWEFIGPAADPALKVTALGVQHWGVGPMDGILLLAGIERHGQQAPFDPVLLRKGFTYFGGTEVDWERADSGLTAMATAPSIGAIEAMYYSGHMPPQPVLAWTDSSAVHGGARGIFWQSAQSPASFAVDMDVTPHWFGSPIPTRGAVWAAGTVYTGIMQQPRQAAAFRSTDQGMSWTAFPFEVENAFQENAAAVAVSPSHPDTAWVAVGKDLYRTVNGGVYWTEVFQPDTGRIVALACDPLNPSTIFVAADLKFQLYRSTDLGDNWTRVLPFPGYDPRAVTCMTVAIMDSLPMSRLPRFGLFLGTAGSGVWVHDMMFGVTSVDAEPPRPASVQVNAYPNPARDVLSVSLTLPSATAVDIELLDLLGRVRQRRSLGMQSPGTHSMTLNLASEPPGWYILRIPALGSQGHTLIQLQR; via the coding sequence ATGAAGCTACGGCGAATGATGTTGTTTGCGCTGCTGTGCGGCGTCGTATTGTGTCCGTGGGTGATGGAGGCGCAGGTATATCCGGTGGGACTCGAGGAAAGGTATATAGATCATATCACAGCGGAGCAGGGGGATATGGAAGGATCCTGGTTCCCCGGGACGGCGAACATGCTTTTCGCATCCGTGCAGCGTTACGGAATATTCAGGGGATACAGCTGGGATGAAGCGGGCGAAAAATGGGAGTTCATCGGTCCCGCCGCCGATCCGGCCCTCAAGGTAACCGCACTCGGCGTACAGCACTGGGGTGTGGGTCCGATGGATGGCATTCTCCTGCTCGCTGGCATTGAGCGCCATGGACAGCAGGCGCCGTTCGATCCGGTGCTGCTGCGCAAGGGCTTCACGTATTTCGGCGGGACGGAGGTGGACTGGGAGCGGGCCGACAGCGGACTGACGGCGATGGCGACCGCGCCGAGCATAGGCGCTATCGAAGCCATGTACTATTCAGGACATATGCCGCCGCAGCCTGTGCTTGCATGGACCGATTCCTCGGCCGTGCACGGTGGCGCGCGAGGAATTTTCTGGCAATCCGCGCAGTCTCCGGCATCTTTCGCGGTAGACATGGACGTGACGCCGCACTGGTTCGGGAGTCCCATTCCCACCCGCGGGGCGGTCTGGGCAGCAGGTACGGTGTATACAGGGATTATGCAGCAACCCCGCCAGGCCGCAGCCTTTCGATCCACCGATCAGGGGATGTCATGGACGGCCTTCCCGTTCGAAGTTGAAAACGCATTCCAGGAGAACGCCGCCGCTGTCGCCGTCTCTCCTTCGCACCCCGACACGGCCTGGGTCGCTGTGGGCAAAGACCTGTACAGAACCGTGAACGGGGGAGTGTACTGGACGGAGGTATTTCAGCCCGATACGGGCCGCATAGTCGCACTGGCCTGCGATCCGCTGAATCCCTCCACGATATTCGTTGCGGCCGACCTGAAATTCCAGCTGTATCGCAGTACCGATCTCGGAGACAACTGGACTCGCGTTCTCCCGTTTCCCGGGTATGACCCCCGGGCTGTCACCTGCATGACCGTTGCCATCATGGATTCGCTCCCCATGAGCCGCCTGCCACGCTTCGGCCTCTTCCTGGGCACGGCGGGCAGCGGTGTGTGGGTGCATGATATGATGTTCGGCGTGACTTCCGTCGATGCTGAACCGCCGCGTCCGGCATCGGTACAGGTCAATGCCTACCCAAATCCCGCGCGCGATGTGCTTTCCGTCTCCCTGACGCTACCGTCGGCTACAGCCGTCGACATTGAACTCCTCGACCTCCTCGGACGTGTACGTCAGCGCAGGTCCCTCGGTATGCAATCCCCGGGCACACATTCAATGACGCTGAATCTCGCGTCCGAGCCGCCCGGATGGTACATCCTGCGCATTCCCGCACTGGGATCACAGGGCCACACGCTCATCCAATTGCAGCGCTGA
- a CDS encoding choice-of-anchor D domain-containing protein codes for MYRNYSLRNLLTAAILLFVISQTAFSQQSSPLSISPWAILHTSAPVGKSRDLHGAVTNSSQSTLRVLSGYFDSASGPFTLAEPLGARLEPGEDAELHLRFAPTDMSTVRQILHIIISRDTSVDTLDFEFSGTGTNLAPDVQFSPPSVRADERLINDTLLLEFLLTNFSPDTVRLDSIRIGGSHTYAFRVVTQSPDRLAPDAVDIVRVEALSAVPGERWCDLEVYLDGAYMQSAYIFVPWLPRDATLRPSANPLAFSDVMLTEEGEKILELHNDGTIPLEVTDVQLGGPDAAEFSIDPVGTFSIQPRKKVSIPIRFNPASLGSKSAWLSITSTDPAHPVTQVDFVARGVELRRPEIAVSKSNVNFGVVYIGYPETEIVTMYNRGKADLHITHIENLPFNTWEYTRCELSFLPALPVTIAAGDSLPLRITTNPSRLIFGYSRVLLYSDDPDTEALTITVGGISRYPAMYVPQPSQLRFEGIAVNDSADATLRIIDMGQQPSRPSLSGETIEGPDAAHFRVVDPLSDGAENNVKEVTIRYYQGDKGIRYAFFHVNGRGPITPSLDIPLIGFDGTSTSVQPAGLPRQPALSAWPNPFSSSTTVRLDLPQAGSAEVTLVDITGRTLLRQNIECIAAGEYLLPIDGALLPVGTYLLQLHWHNRQHTLRLLHLGR; via the coding sequence ATGTATCGCAATTATTCCCTGCGCAACTTACTTACAGCAGCCATCTTGCTGTTCGTCATTTCGCAAACGGCATTCTCCCAGCAATCATCGCCGCTGTCCATTTCCCCATGGGCGATTCTGCATACATCCGCACCTGTGGGCAAGAGCCGTGACCTTCATGGTGCGGTGACAAACAGCAGTCAGAGCACGCTGCGTGTGCTCTCAGGATACTTTGATTCGGCAAGCGGACCCTTTACGCTGGCAGAGCCGCTTGGTGCGAGGCTCGAGCCGGGTGAAGACGCCGAGCTGCATCTCCGCTTCGCACCCACCGATATGAGTACCGTCCGGCAGATTCTGCATATTATCATCAGCCGTGATACCAGCGTTGATACGCTGGACTTCGAGTTTTCCGGGACGGGCACCAATCTCGCGCCGGACGTCCAGTTCTCACCGCCTTCGGTACGAGCCGACGAGCGGCTTATAAACGACACCTTGCTGCTGGAATTTCTGCTTACGAATTTTTCGCCGGATACCGTACGGCTCGACAGCATTCGCATCGGTGGTTCCCATACGTATGCATTCCGCGTTGTGACGCAGTCTCCCGACCGCCTGGCGCCGGACGCCGTGGATATCGTCCGGGTGGAAGCGCTCAGCGCGGTGCCGGGAGAGCGGTGGTGTGATCTCGAAGTGTACCTGGATGGCGCCTACATGCAGTCGGCATACATTTTCGTGCCGTGGCTCCCGCGTGATGCGACGCTGCGGCCGAGCGCTAATCCACTCGCATTCAGTGATGTCATGCTCACTGAAGAGGGGGAAAAGATACTTGAGCTGCATAATGACGGGACCATTCCTCTCGAAGTAACCGATGTGCAGCTGGGAGGTCCGGATGCCGCGGAATTCAGCATCGACCCTGTCGGCACGTTCAGCATACAACCGCGGAAGAAGGTGTCGATTCCCATACGTTTCAATCCCGCATCGCTCGGTTCAAAATCCGCCTGGCTTTCCATTACCTCAACGGATCCTGCGCATCCGGTCACGCAGGTGGACTTCGTCGCCCGCGGCGTCGAACTGCGCCGTCCGGAAATTGCGGTGAGCAAATCGAATGTCAACTTCGGTGTCGTCTACATCGGGTATCCGGAAACCGAAATCGTCACGATGTACAACAGGGGGAAGGCTGATCTCCATATTACGCACATCGAAAATCTCCCGTTCAACACCTGGGAATATACGAGGTGTGAACTGAGCTTTCTGCCCGCGCTGCCTGTCACCATCGCCGCGGGTGACTCCCTGCCACTAAGGATAACCACGAATCCCTCCCGCCTTATCTTTGGCTATTCCAGAGTTCTCCTCTACAGTGACGATCCCGATACTGAGGCTCTTACTATAACCGTCGGGGGAATCTCCCGGTATCCTGCCATGTATGTACCGCAGCCGAGCCAGCTGCGATTTGAAGGAATCGCCGTCAACGACAGCGCGGATGCCACCCTGCGTATCATCGACATGGGTCAGCAGCCCTCGCGTCCCTCTCTTTCGGGCGAGACGATCGAAGGTCCGGACGCTGCGCATTTCCGCGTTGTTGATCCCCTGAGCGACGGTGCGGAGAATAATGTCAAGGAAGTCACCATTCGCTACTACCAGGGTGACAAAGGTATCCGCTATGCCTTTTTCCATGTGAATGGACGCGGTCCGATCACTCCATCACTCGATATCCCCCTGATCGGATTTGACGGAACAAGCACATCGGTGCAGCCCGCTGGGCTTCCACGGCAGCCTGCGCTCAGCGCCTGGCCGAATCCCTTCTCATCGTCAACGACAGTGCGCCTTGACCTCCCGCAGGCGGGATCGGCGGAAGTTACGCTTGTGGATATAACGGGACGCACATTGCTGCGGCAGAACATCGAGTGCATCGCCGCGGGAGAATATCTCCTCCCCATCGACGGAGCGCTGCTTCCCGTGGGTACATACCTCCTGCAGCTCCACTGGCATAACCGCCAGCACACGCTCCGCCTCCTCCACCTCGGCCGGTAA